The following are from one region of the Candidatus Obscuribacterales bacterium genome:
- a CDS encoding S8 family serine peptidase, whose protein sequence is MKTLLETISAAGAKLERVYGLTYCHLLRIRTQPGKLHQTALALSKTKMFAGMQPNFHHMWCDENSKDEQPKAQAPVSNDPLLPNQWNLMYTHTPEAWKATKLTGHWVAVLDSGVNPVGDLAKKVGEGESYVGSFNDSSDAIGHGTKVASVIAAATNNGDEIAGVDPTAFIYPIKIGDSNGTDDERVILGLAACMERGIRIAVVGAAPVDAEASLLDSPLVFGTLVLYRNKGGIVIAPAGNSGTKLGGRVERTLIVTAASDRNGDLCDFSSYGGPVWFAAPGKDVPTLNAAGVPMVSNGTSFSAALVAGVISMIANTNPSYTVDQILTDLINTTFEDSKNKGGIGYGIVNAELAVKNAAMSAMAAPAAPGGGGGNAGSAYGGSGGGVSGGGGTSGFAGGGGGGSGGGSSGGGSGGGGGGGGGGGGGGGGGGGSGSSGGGGFGGGSGGFGGGGGSSSSAGSSSLGGNKGIWSPGGERKVRPANNRRPAGGSSVQSQGSGSVDHSTTNSKGIWRPGQ, encoded by the coding sequence ATGAAGACACTGCTGGAGACTATCAGTGCAGCCGGCGCTAAACTTGAGCGAGTATATGGTCTGACGTATTGCCATCTACTTCGCATCCGAACGCAGCCTGGAAAGCTACATCAAACAGCGCTAGCCCTGTCTAAAACCAAAATGTTTGCCGGCATGCAACCAAACTTTCACCACATGTGGTGCGACGAAAACAGCAAAGATGAACAACCAAAAGCACAAGCTCCTGTGTCAAATGATCCGTTGCTACCCAACCAATGGAACCTTATGTACACACATACGCCCGAAGCTTGGAAGGCTACAAAACTGACAGGTCACTGGGTAGCTGTGCTAGATTCCGGTGTCAATCCGGTAGGTGACTTAGCAAAAAAAGTTGGAGAAGGTGAATCATACGTTGGTAGCTTCAATGACTCATCAGACGCTATTGGTCACGGCACTAAAGTTGCATCCGTGATAGCGGCAGCTACAAATAATGGCGATGAAATTGCCGGCGTAGATCCAACAGCATTTATTTACCCCATAAAAATCGGCGACAGCAATGGCACTGACGATGAGCGTGTCATTTTGGGATTAGCAGCATGCATGGAGAGGGGCATTAGAATAGCCGTTGTTGGTGCAGCACCAGTGGATGCTGAAGCGTCTCTTTTGGATAGCCCACTGGTATTTGGCACATTAGTGTTATATCGAAATAAGGGTGGAATTGTAATTGCACCAGCCGGCAATTCAGGCACAAAACTTGGTGGACGCGTAGAACGAACCTTGATTGTAACCGCCGCATCAGATCGTAATGGTGATCTCTGCGACTTTTCAAGCTATGGTGGTCCTGTATGGTTTGCAGCCCCCGGCAAAGATGTTCCCACTCTTAATGCTGCAGGAGTACCTATGGTTTCAAATGGTACGTCCTTTTCAGCTGCGCTTGTAGCTGGAGTTATAAGCATGATTGCCAATACAAATCCAAGTTATACAGTGGACCAGATATTGACAGATTTGATTAATACCACTTTTGAAGACAGCAAAAATAAAGGTGGAATAGGCTATGGAATTGTGAATGCCGAACTCGCTGTAAAAAATGCAGCCATGTCTGCCATGGCGGCACCAGCAGCGCCTGGCGGAGGAGGCGGTAACGCTGGCTCAGCATATGGCGGTAGTGGAGGAGGCGTTAGCGGAGGCGGCGGCACTAGCGGCTTCGCCGGTGGCGGTGGTGGTGGCAGTGGTGGTGGTAGCAGCGGCGGTGGTAGCGGCGGCGGTGGCGGCGGTGGCGGTGGCGGTGGTGGCGGCGGTGGCGGCGGCGGTGGCAGCGGCAGCTCCGGAGGTGGCGGCTTCGGCGGCGGCAGTGGCGGCTTCGGAGGAGGCGGCGGCAGTTCTTCTAGTGCAGGTTCGAGTTCGCTGGGCGGCAATAAAGGCATTTGGAGTCCGGGCGGCGAACGCAAAGTCAGACCAGCCAACAACAGACGCCCAGCAGGCGGCTCAAGTGTTCAGAGCCAGGGCTCAGGGTCAGTTGACCATTCAACGACCAACAGTAAGGGTATCTGGCGCCCAGGACAGTAA